The proteins below come from a single Corynebacterium glyciniphilum AJ 3170 genomic window:
- the acpS gene encoding holo-ACP synthase AcpS, producing the protein MTGSSFVIGVGIDVVDIPSFAEQLAMPGSRFAASFTGAERRTCAKQARTSGNEAQHLAARWAAKEAFYKAWTAAEAGDEIPGAKMDWAQIEVVKDRWGRPFVRLHEPLASVVTGALSRHFGGGAVDAGHAVWHLSLSHDGPVAQAFVVGEWRRM; encoded by the coding sequence GTGACCGGTTCCTCCTTTGTGATCGGCGTCGGGATCGACGTTGTCGACATCCCGTCCTTCGCCGAGCAGCTCGCCATGCCGGGGTCGCGGTTCGCTGCGTCCTTCACCGGCGCTGAGCGACGCACCTGCGCCAAGCAGGCGCGGACCAGCGGCAACGAGGCTCAGCACCTCGCTGCCCGGTGGGCGGCCAAGGAGGCCTTCTACAAGGCGTGGACCGCCGCCGAGGCCGGGGACGAGATTCCCGGGGCGAAGATGGACTGGGCGCAGATCGAGGTGGTCAAGGACCGCTGGGGTCGACCGTTCGTGCGACTGCACGAGCCGTTGGCCTCCGTGGTCACCGGTGCATTGTCCCGGCACTTCGGTGGCGGAGCTGTCGACGCCGGGCACGCCGTCTGGCATCTGAGTCTGTCGCACGACGGTCCGGTCGCCCAGGCTTTCGTGGTCGGGGAGTGGCGCCGGATGTAG
- a CDS encoding aldehyde dehydrogenase family protein, with protein sequence MSNHTFTVRRPDAATALVADSDLPPLHHYIDGAFTDSAGEYTLVNPADGRTIADVPRGSAEDVDTAVAAAVTAFDTWRDTTPKDRADLLLAIADRVEANADVLARLEAADAGKPRMVADDDVSGTADIFRFSAGAARAYTEQGAGDYVADHTSMILREPLGVIGAIVPWNYPLLMAAWKIAPILAAGNTLVLKPSEQTPLSMLKFMEIIDDLLPAGVMNVVTGRGSVVGARLSEHPDIAMVALTGSVNSGKTVAESASDSLKRVHLELGGKAPVVIFEDADLQQAAEALREAGYWNSGQECGAGTRVLVHESVAEKFTQLLVEQVASLVVGDPAAGEDVEIGPLVSEDHFTRVTSFIDRALADGASAAIGGGALDGDGYYVAPTVLTGVQPGTEAASEEIFGPVVTVETFTTEKEAIDRANEVPYGLAASVFTTDAARSLSVPRRIDAGTVWVNCHLVLANDVPWGGFKGSGYGRDLSLYALQDYSRTKHVQINHGRR encoded by the coding sequence GTGAGTAACCACACCTTCACCGTCCGACGTCCCGACGCTGCCACAGCCCTGGTCGCCGACAGCGACCTCCCCCCGCTGCACCACTACATCGACGGTGCCTTCACCGACAGCGCCGGCGAGTACACCCTGGTCAACCCCGCCGACGGACGTACTATCGCCGACGTCCCCCGCGGCAGCGCCGAGGACGTCGACACCGCCGTCGCGGCCGCCGTCACCGCCTTCGACACCTGGCGCGACACCACACCCAAGGACCGCGCCGACCTGCTGCTGGCCATCGCCGACCGCGTCGAGGCGAACGCCGACGTCCTCGCCCGTCTTGAGGCCGCCGACGCCGGGAAACCACGTATGGTCGCCGACGACGACGTCTCCGGCACGGCGGACATCTTCCGCTTCTCCGCCGGCGCCGCCCGCGCCTATACCGAACAGGGTGCCGGCGACTACGTCGCCGACCACACCTCGATGATCCTCCGCGAACCGCTCGGGGTGATCGGTGCGATCGTGCCGTGGAACTACCCGCTGCTCATGGCGGCCTGGAAGATTGCCCCGATTCTCGCCGCCGGCAACACCCTGGTACTCAAGCCCTCGGAGCAGACCCCGTTGAGCATGCTGAAGTTCATGGAAATCATCGACGACCTGCTCCCCGCCGGTGTGATGAACGTGGTCACAGGACGCGGTTCCGTGGTGGGTGCCCGTCTTTCCGAGCACCCGGACATCGCGATGGTCGCCTTGACCGGCAGTGTCAACAGCGGGAAAACCGTCGCCGAGTCCGCCAGTGACTCACTGAAGCGTGTCCACCTGGAGCTCGGCGGTAAGGCTCCCGTGGTCATCTTCGAGGATGCCGACCTGCAGCAGGCGGCCGAGGCGCTGCGCGAGGCCGGATACTGGAACTCCGGGCAGGAATGCGGGGCCGGCACCCGCGTCCTGGTCCACGAGTCCGTCGCGGAGAAGTTCACCCAGCTGCTCGTCGAGCAGGTCGCCAGCCTGGTGGTGGGCGACCCCGCCGCCGGTGAGGACGTGGAGATCGGACCACTGGTCTCCGAGGACCACTTCACCCGGGTGACCTCATTCATCGACCGGGCCCTCGCTGACGGTGCGTCTGCCGCCATCGGCGGCGGCGCGTTAGACGGCGACGGGTACTACGTCGCCCCCACCGTCTTGACCGGTGTGCAGCCCGGAACCGAGGCAGCGTCCGAAGAGATCTTCGGCCCGGTGGTCACCGTCGAAACTTTCACTACCGAGAAGGAGGCGATCGACCGCGCCAATGAGGTCCCCTACGGGCTCGCGGCGTCAGTGTTCACCACCGACGCCGCACGGTCCCTGTCAGTTCCCCGTCGTATCGACGCGGGCACCGTGTGGGTCAACTGCCACCTCGTGCTGGCCAACGACGTTCCGTGGGGCGGTTTCAAGGGCTCCGGGTACGGCCGTGACCTGTCGCTCTACGCCTTGCAGGACTACTCCCGCACCAAGCACGTGCAGATCAACCACGGGCGTCGCTGA